One Homo sapiens chromosome 13, GRCh38.p14 Primary Assembly genomic window carries:
- the PRR20B gene encoding proline-rich protein 20B, producing MEEPRPSKRLRSMAPNQASGGPPPEPGCCVADPEGSVEADGPAQPAQPAKPIAYVKPFRRQPPARPESPPPAERGRRRGGSRRPGRGRGRRAGPRGDAGQRQGAEGLMAPDVHIQLDHHGEPGHQGEPEITETAAFSLSETGPPPGTVQEGPGPDVAQPELGFQEPPAAPGPQAVDWQPVLTLYPCIGFRALGDSAVLQVIQTPQGTYVQGVPVFLTDIAY from the exons ATGGAGGAACCAAGGCCTTCGAAGCGACTTCGCTCCATGGCCCCTAATCAAG CCTCAGGTGGGCCTCCTCCAGAGCCAGGCTGCTGTGTTGCGGACCCTGAAGGCTCCGTGGAAGCAGATGGGCCCGCACAGCCAGCCCAACCCGCAAAACCCATCGCTTACGTGAAACCCTTCAGACGGCAGCCCCCAGCTCGCCCAGAGTCACCCCCTCCTGCAGAGAGAGGCCGGCGCCGGGGAGGAAGCCGGCGGCCAGGGCGAGGCCGTGGCAGAAGGGCTGGGCCCCGCGGGGACGCTGGCCAGAGACAGGGGGCAGAAGGCTTGATGGCACCGGACGTGCACATCCAACTGGACCACCATGGAGAGCCAGGCCACCAGGGGGAACCGGAAATCACGGAGACCGCAGCCTTCTCCCTTTCTGAAACAGGTCCTCCGCCTGGAACTGTGCAGGAAGGCCCTGGCCCCGACGTGGCGCAACCTGAGCTGGGGTTTCAGGAGCCGCCCGCTGCTCCTGGGCCTCAGGCTGTTGACTGGCAACCCGTCTTGACCCTCTATCCCTGCATCGGGTTTAGGGCTCTGGGTGACTCAGCGGTTTTACAAGTCATTCAAACCCCCCAGGGCACCTACGTGCAAGGGGTCCCAGTGTTCCTCACCGACATTGCGTATTGA